The genomic stretch CTCATCTGTCGGCCAGAACACACTGACGACGGGCTACCCATCAAAGACGAAAGTGACCGCTGCTTCCGGAACATAGCGCTTCATATCAAGGCAGCTAAAGAGCGATGGTTTTTCTCTGCTGCATCCATCGCCATTGACTTTTGTAAGTAACAAGTCCTAATATCAACTGCCGGTTACAAGCAACTAGTCGCGTTTCAACGGTATCACTATGAACACTGCTGATTTTATTAGTACAACGACTGCCAGTCGAAAGACGGCACAATATGCGCAAAATGGTACTTTACGAAGACTTCAAAGCTGTGTGTCGTCCCGAATGCCATGCACGAGGTCTCATACCGTTTTGCCTTGAAAACCTAGAGCTCCGTATCGAAAGGCATATCAGCTTATTTGGTAACCTTCTCCCGGAAGGCTTCTATTCGCGTAATACTGTACGTCACGATTCGGCATGGCTGTTGAGCTCAGTGTGCTTTTGCGTGATTATTCCCTGGTTTGAAGAAGCTTTGTGTCTCTCAATTCATGGCATGCCCACCGGTTCCTTCACACTCGTTCTTGATGGGACGACTAGGGAGTCCTTTGAGATCTGGAAGCTTCTCAAATATGCCGCCGCTACTCAAGAGGCGCGAATGCGGCAACTACAGCTCACCGGGGCTTCTCCGCCGATTAGATACCTGCCTCCATCATACCGAGATTGCTGGGATCTACCGATAAGCTTTGCAGACACGATCCGCGATATTGTTGAAGGCAATTCGATCATCAAATTCGACGGCGACGTGTGTGATGTATGGGACTCGGAATCGTTCTTCTTTGAACGTAAAGATTGGACAAATGATAAATGGTATAAGGATTGGGTGGAGAGCGTTTTGCACTACGGAATAGGAACAACATTTTTCCAGAGAGAAAGTCGACGGTACTACATCCAGCCCGTAGCACTCAGGACAACATACACGGTGGTTCGAAATAAAAGGAGAGCTACCAGGTCACCAGATCTTTCGGGGTGAAGCATGGACTCACTTCACGGTTCCGAGGTAGAAAAGTAGTATGAAAGACTCTATCAATGGACATATTCGTAGAAACAACAAAACAACAAGCAGTTTGCCGAATGCCCATGATTTTTTACGGACTGTTACCGAAAAATAACCATATTATCAGACATGAACTGGGGAGGAGTATGAGCAGGACTTCAATGCTTAGGCAGTCTTTCAGCTATTGTTGGTATTCTAGGGTCAAATTTTAGACAGATATGTTTACCATACAAGATTCTTTGCATTTGTCCTGTGCTCTTGATGGTATATAAGAGGGTGAAGAAGGTGTTATGCAGATACTTCACGCGAATTTTGGCTGCATTGGATGAATGTGGGCTATGTAGTCCTAGGTGCACTGCATAGAGATGTTCCTACTTCTACTGCGTCGATTTCACCGCGAATTGATCTCAAATTGAGCACGGCTATCATTCTTTTCCACTGGAGGGACGGACCTGTCATCGTAAATCGGTCGCCGGTGAGCAAGGTCCGACTGTTGCCGTCGTTCCGCACATTGATTGATTCCTACGACCGCTTCGTAGTTGAGCTGAGCTTCACAAGGGCCAAGTCTGGACCCAGAGCAAAAGCTGCGAGCCCTACCTGAGTAAGCCGAAACGGGATCTTGCCCAGGTGGGCTGGACCCTTCAGTGGTGCATGATCGATCGCGGCTTGACTGACCCGCAACATTGACCCTCGGCATGCGCATCGTACTCCACTGGCTTGTTCATTTGGTATATGCACCCAGGTGTCATGAAATACTggacatactagtgtaaaaaagccactgtagtcgccagacaagtctattgggtgcttgcccacactgtccagtattttatgtcacccaggtgtATGATATATCCAACCCATGTGTTGGTATGGGAAAGGCGCTCAGTCATTGTTCCTTGTGAGTCATAGCCATGAGTCTAAACCGGAGGCGCAGCGGACGTGTCAGCCAATGCGCGCGTCAACCATGGGGCTTCCGCGCACTATGAACCACAGTACCGCTATCTTGGTGCAACTCCGCGAGGAGTCATCGATAATGAGCCGCCAAAATTCTGGAGTACTCACCATCACATATATATCTCATTTAGTCGTCGTTGTACTGTTGTGCCTTGCACAAAATTCACGATGGCTTCTAACAAGGTCGGATACAAGAAGTTCGCTCACTGGAATATGTTTCCATTCATGACGACCCCACGGACAAACTCCTATCTCAGACAAACGCAATCACCGTTTTTTTGTCTTCCACGAGAGATCCGCGATGCCATCTATGATTATTATAGTCAAGGCCGAGAAGAGTATGTCTACAATAAGGATACCAACAAACTGCATTATCGAGACGCGGCTGCTCAGCACGAGGGTCTTGGTCTCATGATCACATGCAGGATCGCGGCAGACGAGATTTTGAAGGGTCTCTACATGATGTCTTCTCCTGGAGACCAGATCCATGGATAATCCCCGCTGATAGCGAGCTTGCCAGGATGGAAGCGTTGGCGTGCCAACCCGATGAAGAGGGTCTCATGCATAAATGGTAGATGGTGGGAGATCCTCGTCGGCAACGGAATATCAGATATTTCTTCTCTGCTACTGCTGTAGCTGTTGACTTCTGTAAGTTATTCACTCATCCATTCCTCTCACAATCGCTCATTCATCTATCATGACACGCATGCTTTGCTATTGCTTTTTTCCCCACACGATCACCTCACTGATACCATTTGTAGTACAACAGATTCCTTCCAAACAATGGAGCAACCTGCGAAAAATTGTTCTGTGGGAGGACTTTAAGTCATCGCCGCGCTCAGTATGCCATGTTCGAGGCCTCATTGCCATTTGTCAAGCGAGCTCGAAGCTGCAGGTCGAGAGACACATAGGTCTCCTTGCCAATCTCATGCGTCTTAGATATTCTGATGGCTGTAAGGGAAACCAATTACGCATCATAGGTTCAGGGGTTTTATCCGCGATAGTTCCCTGGATAGCCGAGACACTACTACTCCATGAATACGGCATGCCTGCAGATGCATTTCAACTCATCATCGATGGAAGCTTATGAGAGTCGCTTGAAGCTTGGGATCTTCTCGAGTATGTAGCGGCCATGCAAGAGGCCATGGTCGAGCAATGCAAGATCAGTAATACACGTCCGATATTTTCATACCTTATCCGCCCTGGTCATCACGAGCAGTTGTCTTTGCTCTGGCAGTTACCATCAGCTTTCTCAAAAGCAATCCGAGAACCCGTTGAGGGGATATCGAATATTCAATTTACAGGAGAGGTGGGATCGAGACGTCTTCTGCTATGAGAGACGTGACTGGACGTTGGATCAGTGGCGAAAAGAGTGTTACGACCAGTGTTGTAGAGAGATCAAGACGGATTTCTCGAAGAGAATGAACGCTCGATATCGAATAGAGCCTCAAGGGCTCGGCAAAGTTTACAAGACGGTGCAGAATGGGGTGGTCATCCGTGGGGGCGACCGTACGTGATATACTTACCCAGCTTCAACATACCATTCAGATATGGTTCACAGATACACGCGTGTTTTAGAGAGACCATTTCCGCTGGTATTTCCATGCCTCCCATCATAGACAAGTCTCTTAATGTGCAAATACGCAATTGCTATCCTTGAACGTTCTTGTCGCGCCTGTTCTGCTCGCTTACTTATCCCCATCCCACCTGCGCGCCCCGCCACCAAACACTGCAGCCGCTGCTTCTTCCAAAACCGCAATTAATGACTGCACCCACACATCTCGATCCCTCGGAGCTAGGCACAAAATCCTACTGGGACGCTGCCTATAGCACCGAACGCCAGAATTTTGCCGCCAACGCCTCTGACGAGGGAACAATATGGTTCAGCGACGCGGGCGCGGAGGAGCGCATGCTCTCTTTCCTCGAAGATCTCAGCGATGAAGGGCACATACTCAAGGAGGATGCGGGAGAAGAAAAAGGTGCGCGATTTCTCGATCTCGGCACGGGAAACGGGCATCTACTATTTGCGCTGCGCGAAGATGAGTGGTGCGGGGACATGGTGGGCGTAGATTATTCGGCACAGAGCGTCACGCTTGCGACTTCGATTCGCGACGCAAAGGATGATTCCTACAGCGACATTTGTTTTCACGAGTGGGATATCTTGTCGCAGCCACCCGGCACATGGCTGGGTACTGGCTTCGACGTTGTGTTGGACAAGGGCACATTCGACGCCATTTGCTTGTCGCAAGAGGAAGATGCACAAGGGCGTAGGATATGTGAGGGATATAGGGAGAAGGTCGAGCCGCTGATGAAGAAGGGCGGCAGGTTTCTCATCACGAGTTGCAATTGGACGGAGGAGGAACTGAGGGGCTGGTTTGACGGCGGAGAGTTGGAGTTTGAGGGCAAGGTCA from Pyrenophora tritici-repentis strain M4 chromosome 1, whole genome shotgun sequence encodes the following:
- a CDS encoding methyltransferase protein 10 gives rise to the protein MTAPTHLDPSELGTKSYWDAAYSTERQNFAANASDEGTIWFSDAGAEERMLSFLEDLSDEGHILKEDAGEEKGARFLDLGTGNGHLLFALREDEWCGDMVGVDYSAQSVTLATSIRDAKDDSYSDICFHEWDILSQPPGTWLGTGFDVVLDKGTFDAICLSQEEDAQGRRICEGYREKVEPLMKKGGRFLITSCNWTEEELRGWFDGGELEFEGKVKYPSFTFGGKTGSSVVTLCFKRA